In Collimonas arenae, a single genomic region encodes these proteins:
- a CDS encoding M14 family zinc carboxypeptidase yields MDFDLPELIELERIIQDGQPYLESRTICDIEMKGHCFPVYVLTIGSKDPAAPAVGFFGGVHGLERIGTRVLLAFLRSLLSRLKWDTVLHHQLASVRLVFMPLVNPAGMWDSTRCNPRGVDLMRNAPLNASEKAHFLVGGQRISARLPWYRGRSDAPMEAEAQALCSVVQEELMSREFSIALDCHSGFGVKDRIWFPYAHSREPIRHLPEIMALADLFNQTYRENNYLFEAQNCQYLTHGDLWDYLYLQMPAGSRQVFLPLTLEMGSWLWVRENPRQLFSRHGMFNPKSTSRLHRVLRSHLVWLEFLTHAAGAHKNWMPANSVSVPHNGTYHG; encoded by the coding sequence ATGGACTTCGATTTACCCGAGCTGATCGAGTTGGAACGCATCATCCAGGATGGGCAGCCTTATCTGGAAAGCCGGACCATATGCGACATTGAAATGAAGGGACATTGTTTCCCGGTCTATGTCCTGACCATCGGCAGCAAAGACCCTGCGGCGCCGGCAGTCGGCTTCTTCGGCGGCGTTCACGGCCTGGAGCGGATCGGCACCCGGGTTCTGCTGGCCTTTCTGCGTAGCCTGCTATCCCGCCTGAAATGGGACACGGTGCTGCATCACCAACTGGCGTCGGTACGCCTGGTTTTCATGCCTCTGGTAAATCCCGCCGGTATGTGGGACAGCACGCGTTGCAATCCGCGCGGCGTGGACCTGATGCGCAATGCGCCGCTCAACGCTAGCGAGAAGGCGCATTTTCTGGTTGGCGGGCAGCGGATCAGCGCCCGCTTGCCATGGTATCGCGGACGATCCGATGCGCCGATGGAGGCCGAAGCCCAGGCGCTCTGCAGCGTGGTGCAGGAAGAGCTGATGAGTCGTGAATTCAGCATTGCGCTGGATTGTCATTCTGGCTTCGGCGTCAAAGACCGCATCTGGTTTCCTTACGCGCACAGCCGGGAGCCGATTCGCCATTTGCCGGAAATCATGGCCCTGGCGGATCTGTTCAACCAGACTTATCGCGAAAATAATTATTTATTTGAAGCACAAAACTGCCAGTATCTGACACATGGCGATTTGTGGGATTACCTCTATTTGCAGATGCCGGCCGGCAGCCGACAGGTTTTTCTGCCGCTCACGCTGGAAATGGGATCCTGGCTATGGGTCAGGGAAAATCCGCGCCAGCTGTTTTCCAGGCACGGGATGTTCAATCCAAAATCGACCAGCCGGCTGCATCGCGTGTTGCGCAGCCACCTGGTCTGGCTGGAATTCCTGACGCATGCTGCCGGCGCCCATAAAAACTGGATGCCCGCCAATTCCGTGAGTGTTCCGCATAATGGTACTTACCATGGCTAA
- a CDS encoding alpha/beta fold hydrolase yields the protein MAKWIFLRGLMRETRHWGQFPDVFRAVVPEADTILLDLPGNGRLHDKRSPARVEHMTDYCRRQLLSQDLLPPYNLFALSLGAMVATDWATRYPEEVDGCVLLNTSLRPVSPFYHRLRPRNYPALLAVGLLGIVNRNIARQERLLLRLTSSQGTEKTAVLEEWIGYQRDQPVTLGNALRQLCAAARYCAPRHAPLPHLLLLAGGSDRLINPRCSQALARQWQAPLATQAAAGHDLTLDAGRWVAEQVRDWLVMAPSPPVSH from the coding sequence ATGGCTAAATGGATATTTCTGCGCGGTTTGATGCGAGAGACGCGGCACTGGGGACAGTTTCCAGATGTGTTCCGCGCGGTGGTGCCGGAAGCCGACACCATACTTCTCGACCTGCCCGGTAACGGCAGGCTGCACGACAAAAGAAGCCCGGCGCGCGTGGAGCACATGACGGACTACTGTCGTCGGCAGCTGCTAAGCCAGGATCTTTTGCCGCCTTACAATTTGTTCGCCTTGTCGCTGGGCGCCATGGTCGCAACCGATTGGGCAACCCGCTATCCGGAAGAAGTCGATGGCTGTGTTCTCCTCAATACCAGTTTGCGGCCAGTCAGCCCGTTTTACCACCGTCTCAGGCCGCGCAACTATCCTGCGCTGCTGGCAGTTGGCTTGCTGGGGATTGTCAATCGTAATATCGCCAGGCAGGAGCGCCTGTTGTTGCGGCTGACCAGCAGTCAGGGAACTGAGAAAACCGCTGTATTGGAAGAGTGGATTGGCTATCAGCGTGATCAGCCGGTTACGCTGGGCAACGCTTTGCGCCAGCTATGTGCAGCAGCGCGTTATTGTGCGCCGAGACATGCGCCGCTACCCCACTTATTGCTGCTTGCGGGCGGATCGGACCGCTTGATCAATCCGCGCTGTTCGCAAGCGCTCGCGCGTCAATGGCAAGCGCCGCTGGCGACGCAGGCCGCCGCCGGCCATGACCTCACCCTGGATGCCGGGCGCTGGGTGGCCGAACAAGTGCGGGACTGGCTTGTCATGGCGCCGTCTCCGCCGGTGTCGCACTAG
- the arsH gene encoding arsenical resistance protein ArsH: MTSKLNNLPNISAPHLDMPTLQKLDTPTTSTHAPRILLLYGSLREKSYSRFLTLEAERILQHFGAETRVFDPHGLPMVDSCTPDHPKVQELRHLSEWSEGQVWCSPERHGAITGVFKSQIDWIPLEVGSTRPTQGRTLAVMQVSGGSQSFNAVNGLRVLGRWMRMVTIPNQSSVAKAYQEFDDNGRMKPSPYYERLVDVMEELYKFTLLVRDRSAYLTSRYSERKEAAPELAISLTEAAMNHEMT, from the coding sequence ATGACTAGCAAACTCAACAATCTGCCCAACATCAGCGCACCGCATCTGGATATGCCGACGCTGCAAAAACTGGACACGCCGACAACATCGACACATGCCCCGCGCATCTTGCTGCTATACGGCTCTCTGCGCGAGAAGTCGTACAGCCGCTTCCTCACACTGGAAGCCGAGCGCATCTTGCAGCATTTCGGCGCCGAAACACGCGTATTCGATCCGCACGGTTTGCCGATGGTTGACAGCTGTACGCCAGACCATCCAAAAGTGCAGGAATTACGACATCTCTCGGAATGGTCGGAAGGCCAGGTCTGGTGCAGCCCCGAACGACATGGCGCGATCACAGGCGTGTTCAAGTCGCAGATCGACTGGATTCCATTGGAAGTTGGCAGCACCCGCCCGACCCAAGGCCGAACGCTGGCAGTAATGCAAGTATCTGGCGGCTCGCAATCATTCAACGCCGTCAACGGCCTGCGTGTCCTCGGACGCTGGATGCGCATGGTCACCATTCCCAACCAGTCTTCGGTCGCCAAGGCGTATCAGGAATTCGACGACAACGGCCGCATGAAGCCGTCGCCTTACTATGAACGCCTGGTCGACGTGATGGAAGAACTTTACAAATTTACGCTGCTGGTGCGCGACCGCTCGGCATACCTGACCAGCAGGTACAGCGAACGGAAGGAGGCCGCTCCCGAGCTGGCTATCAGCCTGACTGAGGCGGCGATGAATCATGAGATGACTTAG
- the arsC gene encoding arsenate reductase (glutaredoxin) (This arsenate reductase requires both glutathione and glutaredoxin to convert arsenate to arsenite, after which the efflux transporter formed by ArsA and ArsB can extrude the arsenite from the cell, providing resistance.) → MEIKIYHNPACGTSRNTLALIRNTGIEPHIIEYLQTPPSRADLRQIIQLAGLTVRAAMREKGTPFAELKLDDPSLSDDELLDAMLANPILINRPFVVTPIGVRLCRPSELVLDILPLPQLGAFTKEDGEAVIDANGKRIKSND, encoded by the coding sequence ATGGAAATCAAGATTTATCACAATCCGGCTTGCGGGACATCCCGTAATACCCTCGCCCTGATCCGCAATACGGGAATAGAACCGCACATCATCGAGTACTTGCAAACGCCGCCCAGCCGCGCTGACTTGCGTCAGATCATTCAGTTGGCGGGCCTGACGGTGCGCGCTGCAATGCGCGAAAAAGGCACGCCTTTTGCCGAGCTCAAACTGGACGATCCGTCGCTGAGCGACGACGAACTGCTCGACGCCATGCTTGCCAATCCGATTCTGATCAACCGTCCATTCGTCGTAACGCCAATCGGCGTGCGGCTATGCCGACCATCCGAGCTCGTGCTGGACATTCTGCCCTTGCCACAGTTGGGTGCTTTCACCAAAGAAGATGGCGAAGCGGTGATTGACGCCAATGGAAAAAGGATAAAGAGCAATGACTAG
- a CDS encoding MIP/aquaporin family protein — protein MTQSRQLTGEFLGTAFLLAIVVGSGIMGERLAAGNVAIALLANTLATGAGLVALILTFAPISGAHFNPVVTLSEMWLGHIPGKLALLYIAVQIAGAFSGVAAAHGMFGDAAFFASHHARSGPAQWWSEFIATFGLLAVIISCSRNRPAYTPFAVGAYITAAYWFTSSTSFANPAVTLARAASDTFAGIRPQDVPGFIVAQLLGAAAAAILFKWLFTPNKEGSHHGNQDLSQSGLRDIP, from the coding sequence ATGACACAGTCTCGTCAATTAACAGGTGAATTCCTCGGTACGGCATTTCTGCTAGCGATCGTCGTCGGCTCCGGCATCATGGGAGAACGGCTGGCGGCAGGCAACGTCGCCATAGCGCTATTGGCAAACACCCTAGCGACCGGCGCCGGTCTGGTCGCGCTCATCCTGACATTTGCGCCGATCTCGGGCGCGCATTTCAACCCGGTCGTGACCTTGAGCGAAATGTGGCTCGGACACATTCCGGGGAAGCTGGCGTTACTTTATATCGCGGTCCAGATCGCGGGAGCTTTTTCCGGCGTCGCTGCGGCGCACGGCATGTTCGGCGATGCGGCCTTCTTTGCTTCACACCATGCGCGCAGCGGACCTGCCCAGTGGTGGAGCGAGTTCATCGCCACCTTCGGCCTGCTGGCTGTCATCATCAGTTGCTCTCGCAACCGGCCGGCATACACGCCATTTGCCGTAGGCGCCTACATCACCGCAGCCTACTGGTTCACATCGTCGACATCGTTCGCCAACCCGGCCGTCACCTTGGCCCGCGCCGCATCGGATACGTTTGCTGGCATCCGGCCGCAAGACGTGCCGGGCTTTATCGTCGCGCAGCTGCTCGGCGCTGCGGCCGCCGCGATCCTGTTCAAATGGTTATTCACACCAAACAAAGAGGGCTCCCATCATGGAAATCAAGATTTATCACAATCCGGCTTGCGGGACATCCCGTAA
- a CDS encoding ArsR/SmtB family transcription factor, translating to MENKSAVIALAALAQESRLQTFRLLVQAGPEGLVPTQIAENLGIAPSSLSFHLKELAHAGLITSEKNGRSILYVANFTAMNGLIQFLTENCCGGNPCTPVCTPACVTVATST from the coding sequence ATGGAAAACAAATCCGCCGTTATCGCCCTTGCCGCCCTTGCCCAGGAATCGCGCCTGCAAACCTTTCGCCTTTTGGTACAAGCAGGACCTGAGGGCCTGGTTCCTACGCAGATCGCCGAAAACCTCGGCATTGCTCCATCATCCCTCTCTTTTCATTTGAAGGAGCTTGCGCATGCCGGTTTGATTACATCCGAAAAAAACGGCCGCTCCATCCTCTATGTCGCCAATTTCACTGCGATGAACGGATTGATCCAGTTCCTGACCGAGAACTGCTGCGGCGGCAATCCATGCACGCCGGTTTGCACCCCGGCCTGCGTGACTGTCGCGACTTCTACCTGA
- a CDS encoding S9 family peptidase codes for MKLSSKGLALIGSLLVVQPPAIQAQTPAKTAGSYELPPLPLQAVVDAPLPPQLSVSPHRDLLALTQTPSLPGIDAVAQPELKLAGLRINPRTYAQSRFSFGNDLFLMEIASGKEIRLQGLPQPLSIASSSWSPDQRYIAFNQVDAKTGTNELWLVDVAARRARRLTAKPLNTVAGNGYRWMPDSRQLLVQLRADESATAPVADGIPRGPNVQMTQPGAGVKSNPTFQDLLKNENDALTLEHYLRAQAALIDLDGKLVKLGEPSLTLGLEPSPDSRYVLRQRIERPFSYQVPVTSFPRRIEVLDRNGKLVKQIASLPLVEGLPTGNDAVPVGVRRIDWRNDAPATLVWAEAQDGGDPARKVETRDLVLMQAAPFEQAPITLARLNSRYAGISWGNGELALLNEFWWKTRQVKEWRIAPDHPDRPPQLIREASSEDRYKDPGRPVMVRDEHGEARLLIGADGDSIFRIGSGASPEGDRPFLDKVSLQTRQATRLFHSQAPYYEAPQILLDDNGQRLLTSRESPTEPGNFFVRDLSADVQSTPRALTHFPHPTPQLDGVSKQLIRYKRKDGVELTGTLFLPPNYDAKRDGPLPMLMWAYPAEFKSAEAASQTTDSPYRFNRIGFWRPQAFLAMGYAVFDEFSVPIVGEGSKEPNDTYVAQLVASAEAAVDEVVRLGVADRDRIAVGGHSYGAFMTANLLAHTRLFKAGIARSGAYNRTLTPFGFQAEERNFWQAKDVYEAMSPFNYADQIKDALLMIHGEQDNNPGTFPVQSERMYAAIKGLGGTARLVMLPNEAHAYRARESIMQMLAESNRWLETYIGPGKPAAKP; via the coding sequence ATGAAATTGTCTTCCAAAGGCCTCGCCCTCATCGGTTCTCTGCTGGTTGTGCAACCGCCAGCGATTCAAGCGCAAACTCCCGCGAAAACGGCAGGAAGCTATGAACTGCCGCCATTGCCCCTGCAAGCTGTGGTGGATGCGCCGCTGCCGCCGCAGCTGTCTGTCAGTCCGCACCGCGATTTGCTGGCGTTGACGCAGACGCCGTCATTGCCGGGCATCGACGCTGTCGCACAGCCGGAGCTGAAACTGGCCGGCCTGCGGATTAACCCGCGCACTTATGCGCAGAGCCGCTTTTCATTTGGCAACGATTTGTTTTTGATGGAGATCGCCAGCGGCAAGGAAATCCGTTTGCAGGGATTGCCGCAACCGTTGTCGATCGCCAGCTCAAGCTGGTCGCCGGACCAACGCTATATCGCTTTCAATCAGGTCGATGCCAAGACCGGCACTAACGAGCTATGGCTGGTCGATGTTGCTGCGCGCCGTGCGCGGCGGCTGACTGCAAAGCCGTTGAATACGGTCGCTGGTAACGGTTATCGCTGGATGCCCGATAGCCGGCAACTGCTGGTGCAATTGCGTGCCGACGAGTCTGCTACAGCGCCGGTTGCGGATGGTATTCCACGCGGCCCCAATGTACAGATGACGCAGCCGGGCGCTGGCGTGAAGAGCAATCCTACTTTTCAGGATCTGTTGAAGAACGAGAATGACGCGCTCACCCTTGAGCATTATTTGCGCGCGCAGGCGGCGCTGATCGATCTGGACGGCAAGCTCGTCAAATTGGGCGAGCCGTCGCTGACGCTGGGGCTGGAACCGTCGCCTGACAGCCGTTACGTGCTGCGCCAGCGTATCGAACGGCCATTTTCCTATCAGGTTCCGGTGACCAGTTTTCCACGCCGGATTGAGGTGCTGGATCGCAACGGCAAGCTGGTGAAGCAGATTGCCAGCCTGCCGCTGGTCGAGGGGCTGCCAACTGGTAACGATGCGGTGCCGGTCGGCGTACGTCGTATCGATTGGCGAAACGATGCGCCTGCGACTCTGGTCTGGGCGGAGGCGCAGGACGGCGGCGATCCTGCACGCAAGGTCGAGACGCGCGATCTGGTGCTGATGCAGGCGGCGCCATTCGAGCAGGCGCCGATCACACTGGCGCGCCTGAATTCGCGTTATGCAGGCATCTCTTGGGGTAACGGCGAACTGGCGCTGCTCAACGAGTTCTGGTGGAAGACGCGCCAGGTCAAGGAGTGGCGCATCGCGCCGGATCATCCCGATCGTCCGCCGCAATTGATTCGCGAAGCGTCTTCTGAAGATCGTTACAAGGACCCAGGCCGGCCAGTCATGGTGCGTGATGAACACGGCGAGGCACGTTTGCTGATTGGCGCTGATGGCGATAGCATTTTCCGGATCGGCAGCGGTGCATCTCCAGAGGGTGACCGGCCGTTTCTGGATAAGGTCAGTTTGCAGACGCGGCAGGCCACACGGCTGTTCCATTCGCAAGCGCCGTACTACGAAGCGCCGCAAATTCTACTGGACGATAACGGCCAGCGATTGCTGACGTCGCGCGAATCGCCGACCGAGCCCGGTAATTTCTTCGTGCGCGACCTGAGCGCAGACGTACAGTCGACGCCGCGCGCACTGACGCATTTCCCGCATCCGACGCCGCAGCTTGACGGCGTGAGCAAGCAATTGATCCGCTATAAGCGCAAGGACGGCGTTGAGCTCACCGGTACGCTGTTCCTGCCGCCGAACTACGACGCCAAGCGCGATGGCCCGCTGCCGATGCTGATGTGGGCTTATCCGGCTGAATTCAAATCTGCGGAAGCGGCCAGCCAGACCACCGATTCGCCGTATCGCTTCAACCGCATCGGCTTCTGGCGGCCGCAGGCTTTCCTGGCCATGGGCTACGCGGTATTCGATGAATTTTCAGTGCCGATTGTCGGTGAGGGAAGCAAGGAACCGAACGACACCTATGTAGCGCAACTGGTCGCCAGCGCCGAGGCGGCGGTGGATGAAGTCGTGCGGCTGGGCGTCGCCGACCGTGATCGCATCGCGGTCGGCGGCCATTCCTACGGCGCCTTCATGACTGCCAACCTGCTGGCGCATACCCGCCTGTTCAAGGCCGGCATCGCCCGCAGCGGCGCCTATAACCGCACGCTTACGCCTTTCGGTTTCCAGGCCGAGGAACGCAATTTTTGGCAGGCGAAAGACGTGTATGAAGCCATGTCGCCTTTCAACTATGCCGACCAGATCAAAGATGCCTTGCTGATGATCCATGGCGAACAGGATAATAATCCTGGTACGTTCCCGGTGCAGAGCGAGCGCATGTATGCTGCGATCAAGGGGCTGGGAGGGACTGCGCGGCTGGTGATGCTACCGAACGAAGCACACGCCTATCGTGCGCGTGAGTCGATCATGCAGATGCTGGCGGAATCGAACCGCTGGCTGGAAACGTATATCGGACCGGGCAAGCCGGCTGCGAAACCTTGA
- a CDS encoding MHYT domain-containing protein yields the protein MDPLLGQLLTPRYDAALVLLSYLISFWGALLALQCAKSMFRKDGTLDLGMTVCAAASLGGIGIWSMHFLAMQAYRLAVPISYDVWLTAASLVAAIVISGIALYLAGSHGKFKVSGWLAGSLLAGVGVCVMHYMGMYAMNLRATMSLNLTTVFISLVIAIVAASAALWLAFNLTQLLHRIVAALVMALAVCSMHYVGMFAANMICTTDAPLIPLKIGGNYLDVSVYFVAGLLSLCIFWVVLGRSMDDNKLADSLH from the coding sequence ATGGATCCATTGCTAGGCCAGTTATTAACGCCCAGATATGATGCCGCGCTGGTATTGCTGTCATATCTGATTTCATTCTGGGGCGCTTTGCTGGCTCTGCAATGCGCTAAATCCATGTTCCGCAAGGACGGCACGCTGGACCTGGGCATGACGGTTTGCGCCGCAGCTTCGCTGGGCGGCATCGGCATCTGGTCGATGCATTTTCTTGCCATGCAAGCCTACCGCCTGGCCGTGCCGATTTCCTATGACGTCTGGCTTACCGCGGCATCGCTGGTGGCCGCCATCGTCATTTCCGGCATTGCGCTGTACCTGGCCGGTAGCCATGGCAAGTTCAAGGTCTCCGGCTGGCTGGCCGGTAGCCTGCTGGCCGGCGTCGGCGTTTGCGTCATGCATTACATGGGCATGTATGCAATGAACCTGCGCGCCACTATGTCTTTGAATCTCACCACAGTGTTCATCTCGTTGGTGATCGCCATTGTCGCGGCAAGCGCAGCGCTATGGCTTGCCTTTAACTTGACCCAGCTACTGCACCGGATTGTAGCGGCGCTGGTGATGGCGCTGGCGGTGTGCAGCATGCATTACGTCGGCATGTTCGCCGCCAATATGATCTGCACTACCGATGCACCGCTAATCCCACTCAAAATCGGTGGCAACTATCTCGACGTCTCGGTCTATTTCGTGGCGGGCCTGCTGTCCTTATGCATTTTCTGGGTGGTGCTGGGGCGCAGCATGGATGACAACAAGCTAGCTGATTCACTACACTGA